A genomic segment from Solenopsis invicta isolate M01_SB chromosome 5, UNIL_Sinv_3.0, whole genome shotgun sequence encodes:
- the LOC105195162 gene encoding LOW QUALITY PROTEIN: LIM/homeobox protein Lhx5 (The sequence of the model RefSeq protein was modified relative to this genomic sequence to represent the inferred CDS: inserted 1 base in 1 codon), translating to MGGRERRRSDNGRTRDEEEMEEYLEETPDDDEALANGRRGLAMLLSCAGCEKPIMDQYLLNVLDRAWHVECVRCFDCRAALQDKCFSREAKLFCRNDFFRRYGTKCGGCLQGINPQDLVRKARDKVFHLNCFTCLVCRKQMSTGEELYVLDDNKFVCKQDYLSGKPLPDTHHVHGHHEPSNLSAGGDSLMGSGSEDEDEDGSAHHHHHDSAVRGAHLGTHNIGAGGPGDQTVGHGGELPLGGDPCKQEDSEDQGSLDGDPETRDSQTENKSPDGGAGGGSGDGSAGSKRRGPRTTIKAKQLEILKTAFSSTPKPTRHIREQLAKETGLPMRVIQVWFQNKRSKERRLKQLTSMGRNPFFGGSRKMRGFPLNLNPGALGGEDGPPPGFPYFGPDKFEFGYGGPVAFHHEFFGAHPPPHPHGPHFAGTGNPGLDPASLAGMAAAVAVAGEYPPPGAGGGPPEFLTGPPGXGPPAPTGGSPGEFLAPSGGGQGNPSGGGGGNGGGPGGGGGGGGGVAGGGFLEPHQMQSEGLAW from the exons GGAGACGCGGTCTGGCGATGCTCCTGTCATGTGCAGGATGCGAGAAACCGATAATGGATCAGTACCTGCTGAACGTTTTGGACCGTGCATGGCACGTCGAGTGCGTGCGCTGTTTCGACTGCAGAGCCGCGTTGCAGGACAAGTGCTTCTCCAGGGAGGCGAAGCTCTTCTGCAGGAACGACTTCTTCAG GCGATACGGCACCAAGTGCGGCGGCTGTCTCCAAGGGATAAACCCGCAGGACCTTGTGAGGAAAGCGAGGGACAAGGTTTTCCACCTGAATTGCTTCACCTGCCTGGTGTGTCGGAAGCAGATGAGCACCGGCGAGGAGCTCTACGTCCTGGACGACAACAAATTCGTTTGCAAGCAGGACTACCTGTCGGGCAAACCGCTGCCGGACACGCATCACGTGCACGGTCACCACG AACCGTCCAACCTGTCGGCAGGCGGAGACTCGCTGATGGGCTCGGGATCGGAAGACGAGGACGAAGACGGTAGTGCCCACCATCACCATCACGACTCGGCCGTTCGCGGCGCTCATCTCGGGACCCACAACATTGGTGCGGGTGGTCCCGGCGACCAGACCGTCGGCCACGGCGGCGAACTACCTCTCGGTGGCGATCCCTGCAAGCAGGAGGACTCCGAGGATCAAG GTTCCCTGGACGGCGATCCCGAAACGAGGGACAGTCAGACGGAAAACAAGAGCCCAGACGGCGGCGCCGGCGGTGGCAGCGGCGATGGCAGCGCCGGCTCGAAGCGACGCGGCCCGCGGACCACTATAAAGGCGAAACAATTGGAGATCCTGAAAACGGCCTTTTCGTCGACCCCGAAGCCCACCAGGCACATCAGGGAACAGTTGGCGAAAGAGACCGGCTTGCCCATGAGAGTCATACAG GTCTGGTTTCAAAACAAGAGGAGCAAGGAGCGCAGGCTGAAGCAGCTGACGTCGATGGGCAGGAACCCCTTCTTCGGGGGCTCGCGCAAGATGCGCGGATTCCCGCTGAACCTGAACCCGGGCGCCCTCGGTGGCGAGGACGGACCACCGCCCGGTTTCCCGTATTTCGGCCCGGACAAGTTCGAATTCGGCTACGGCGGCCCGGTGGCCTTCCATCACGAGTTCTTCGGCGCGCATCCGCCCCCGCATCCGCATGGACCGCATTTTGCCGGTACGGGAAATCCAG GCCTGGACCCGGCCAGTTTAGCGGGCATGGCAGCCGCAGTGGCGGTGGCAGGGGAATACCCACCTCCGGGCGCGGGGGGCGGCCCTCCGGAATTTCTCACGGGGCCCCCGG AGGGGCCCCCTGCGCCCACCGGCGGCAGCCCCGGAGAGTTCCTGGCACCTTCAG GTGGAGGGCAAGGTAAtccgagcggcggcggcggcggaaacGGCGGCGGCCcgggtggcggcggcggcggtggcggcggcgtcgCGGGCGGCGGGTTCCTGGAGCCGCACCAGATGCAGAGCGAAGGGCTCGCCTGGTAG